One segment of Paramormyrops kingsleyae isolate MSU_618 chromosome 8, PKINGS_0.4, whole genome shotgun sequence DNA contains the following:
- the ift52 gene encoding intraflagellar transport protein 52 homolog isoform X1 — MEKEQRNVIAFNASKKELFTASSGYKSLQKKLRAQWRIQSIKEELSLDKLSGVQLWITAGPREKFTAAELEVLKQYISGGGHILVMLGEGGEAKYDTNINFLLEEFGIMVNNDAVVRNVYYKYFHPKEALVSNGVLNREISHAAGKTITGVIDDESTGNNAGSLTFVYPFGATLNVMKPAVAVLSTGSVCFPLNRPILAFYDVKMAGRLAVLGSCHMFSDQYLDKEENSKIMDVVFQWLMTDSIHLNQIDAEDPEITDYTMLPDTGCLSERLRVCLQEGDENPRDFTSLFDMSLFKLSTDSLPRVISTYKQLNVKHEPLQLIQPQFETPLPALQPAVFQPAFRDLPPPMLDLFDLDETFSSEKVRLAQLSNKCTDDDLEFYVRKCGDILGVTGNLLGEQREAKHILEHIFFQVVEFKKLNQVALEQDHSSKLDKGQF, encoded by the exons ATGGAGAAAGAGCAGCGAAACGTAATAGCCTTCAACGCCTCCAAAAAGGAGCTGTTCACGGCTAGCAGTGGCTACAAGTCCCTGCAGAAGAAGTTACGGGCACAGTGGAGGATTCAGAG TATTAAAGAGGAGCTGTCTTTGGACAAGCTCAGTGGTGTGCAGTTATGGATCACTGCGGGACCAAGAGAGAAATTCACGGCAGCCGAG TTAGAGGTTCTCAAGCAGTACATCAGTGGTGGAGGACATATCCTGGTGATGCTGGGTGAAGGAGGGGAGGCAAAGTATGACACTAACATTAACTTCCTTCTCGAGGAGTTTGGAATAATGGTTAACAATG ATGCTGTGGTGAGGAATGTTTATTACAAATACTTTCACCCAAAGGAAGCACTTGTCTCCAATGGTGTGTTGAACAG AGAGATCAGCCATGCAGCTGGTAAAACGATAACGGGGGTCATAGATGATGAAAGCACAGGAAACAACGCAGG GTCTCTCACATTCGTCTATCCTTTTGGAGCGACATTGAATGTGATGAAGCCGGCGGTGGCTGTGTTGTCCACTGGCTCTGTCTGCTTCCCTTTGAACAGACCCATTCTTGCCTTTTATGATGTCAAG ATGGCGGGTAGGCTGGCTGTTCTAGGGTCATGCCACATGTTTAGTGATCAATACTTGGACAAGGAGGAGAACAGTAAAATCATG GACGTTGTCTTCCAGTGGCTAATGACCGATAGCATCCACTTGAACCAGATAGATGCTGAGGACCCTGAG ATTACAGACTACACCATGCTGCCAGATACTGGGTGTCTATCGGAGCGACTACGGGTGTGTCTGCAAGAGGGAGATGAGAACCCCAGAGATTTCACCTCTCTCTTCGATATGTCTCTTTTTAAGTTGTCCACTGACTCTCTGCCTCGTGTTATCAG CACCTACAAGCAACTAAATGTGAAGCATGAACCACTTCAGCTGATCCAGCCTCAATTTGAGACACCTCTGCCCGCACTTCAGCCAGCA GTGTTTCAGCCAGCCTTCAGGGACCTTCCCCCTCCAATGCTTGATCTTTTTGATCTCGACGAGACTTTCTCATCTGAGAAGGTCAGATTAGCACAGCTGTCCAACAAAT GCACCGATGATGACCTGGAGTTCTATGTCCGCAAATGCGGGGACATCCTAGGGGTAACTGGAAACCTGCTTGGGGAGCAGAGAGAAGCCAAACACATCCTTGAACACATCTTCTTCCAGGTGGTGGAGTTCAAAAAACTCAATCAG GTTGCTCTAGAACAAGATCATTCCTCAAAACTGGACAAGGGTCAATTCTAG
- the ift52 gene encoding intraflagellar transport protein 52 homolog isoform X2, with protein MEKEQRNVIAFNASKKELFTASSGYKSLQKKLRAQWRIQSIKEELSLDKLSGVQLWITAGPREKFTAAELEVLKQYISGGGHILVMLGEGGEAKYDTNINFLLEEFGIMVNNDAVVRNVYYKYFHPKEALVSNGVLNREISHAAGKTITGVIDDESTGNNAGSLTFVYPFGATLNVMKPAVAVLSTGSVCFPLNRPILAFYDVKMAGRLAVLGSCHMFSDQYLDKEENSKIMDVVFQWLMTDSIHLNQIDAEDPEITDYTMLPDTGCLSERLRVCLQEGDENPRDFTSLFDMSLFKLSTDSLPRVISTYKQLNVKHEPLQLIQPQFETPLPALQPAVFQPAFRDLPPPMLDLFDLDETFSSEKVRLAQLSNKCTDDDLEFYVRKCGDILGVTGNLLGEQREAKHILEHIFFQVVEFKKLNQEHEIDTAEAAFSPF; from the exons ATGGAGAAAGAGCAGCGAAACGTAATAGCCTTCAACGCCTCCAAAAAGGAGCTGTTCACGGCTAGCAGTGGCTACAAGTCCCTGCAGAAGAAGTTACGGGCACAGTGGAGGATTCAGAG TATTAAAGAGGAGCTGTCTTTGGACAAGCTCAGTGGTGTGCAGTTATGGATCACTGCGGGACCAAGAGAGAAATTCACGGCAGCCGAG TTAGAGGTTCTCAAGCAGTACATCAGTGGTGGAGGACATATCCTGGTGATGCTGGGTGAAGGAGGGGAGGCAAAGTATGACACTAACATTAACTTCCTTCTCGAGGAGTTTGGAATAATGGTTAACAATG ATGCTGTGGTGAGGAATGTTTATTACAAATACTTTCACCCAAAGGAAGCACTTGTCTCCAATGGTGTGTTGAACAG AGAGATCAGCCATGCAGCTGGTAAAACGATAACGGGGGTCATAGATGATGAAAGCACAGGAAACAACGCAGG GTCTCTCACATTCGTCTATCCTTTTGGAGCGACATTGAATGTGATGAAGCCGGCGGTGGCTGTGTTGTCCACTGGCTCTGTCTGCTTCCCTTTGAACAGACCCATTCTTGCCTTTTATGATGTCAAG ATGGCGGGTAGGCTGGCTGTTCTAGGGTCATGCCACATGTTTAGTGATCAATACTTGGACAAGGAGGAGAACAGTAAAATCATG GACGTTGTCTTCCAGTGGCTAATGACCGATAGCATCCACTTGAACCAGATAGATGCTGAGGACCCTGAG ATTACAGACTACACCATGCTGCCAGATACTGGGTGTCTATCGGAGCGACTACGGGTGTGTCTGCAAGAGGGAGATGAGAACCCCAGAGATTTCACCTCTCTCTTCGATATGTCTCTTTTTAAGTTGTCCACTGACTCTCTGCCTCGTGTTATCAG CACCTACAAGCAACTAAATGTGAAGCATGAACCACTTCAGCTGATCCAGCCTCAATTTGAGACACCTCTGCCCGCACTTCAGCCAGCA GTGTTTCAGCCAGCCTTCAGGGACCTTCCCCCTCCAATGCTTGATCTTTTTGATCTCGACGAGACTTTCTCATCTGAGAAGGTCAGATTAGCACAGCTGTCCAACAAAT GCACCGATGATGACCTGGAGTTCTATGTCCGCAAATGCGGGGACATCCTAGGGGTAACTGGAAACCTGCTTGGGGAGCAGAGAGAAGCCAAACACATCCTTGAACACATCTTCTTCCAGGTGGTGGAGTTCAAAAAACTCAATCAG GAGCATGAGATTGATACAGCAGAAGCAGCATTTTCGCCATTCTGA
- the srsf6b gene encoding serine and arginine rich splicing factor 6b: MPRVYIGRLSYHVREKDIQRFFSGYGKLLEIDLKNGYGFVEFEDTRDADDAVYELNGKDLCGERVIVEHARGPRRDRDGYGSSGYSSRSRTGRDKYGPPVRTEYRLIVENLSSRCSWQDLKDFMRQAGEVTYADAHKERTNEGVIEFRSYSDMRRALDKLDGTDINGRRIRLVEDKPRRRRSYSGSRSRSRSRRRSRSRSRRSSRSRSNSRSRSRSRSRSKRRSRSRSGGKSRSRSGRKSRSKSPARKSRSRSRKSHSRSRTRKSHSHSADRKSRSRSHSRKSRSKSRSKPRSDHASRSRSKEKSVTKKSHSPSSMENFKAERAKSASRSPSPQDDVRRSKSPAKRSPSRSPSRSKSRSRSASQD, from the exons GTATGGTTTTGTGGAGTTTGAAGACACGCGTGATGCAGACGATGCTGTGTATGAGCTGAACGGCAAGGACCTGTGTGGAGAACGTGTCATTGTGGAGCACGCGAGAGGACCGCGGCGGGATCGCGATGGATACG GCAGTAgtggctacagcagcagaagtcGTACTGGCAGAGATAAATATGGCCCTCCCGTCCGTACGGAGTACCGTCTCATTGTGGAGAACCTGTCCAGTCGCTGCAGCTGGCAGGACCTCAAG gactTCATGCGCCAAGCAGGAGAAGTCACTTATGCCGACGCCCACAAGGAGCGCACGAATGAGGGCGTCATTGAGTTCCGCTCCTATTCAGACATGAGGAGAGCCCTCGACAAGTTGGATGGCACCGACATCAATGGCCGCAGGATTCGTCTGGTAGAAGACAAGCCACGCCGTCGTCGCTCATACTCCGGCAGTCGATCTAG GTCCCGCAGTAGGAGACGGTCGCGTAGCAGAAGCCGCAGAAGCAGCCGCTCTCGTAGTAACTCTCGATCTCGATCACG GTCTCGTTCCCGCAGCAAGCGACGGTCCCGTTCCAGGTCTGGCGGTAAATCCCGCTCCAGGTCTGGCCGCAAGTCTCGGTCCAAGTCCCCGGCCCGCAAGTCCCGGTCCCGTTCCCGCAAGTCTCATTCTCGATCTCGTACCAGGAAATCTCATAGCCACTCAGCGGACCGCAAGTCTCGGTCTCGCTCCCATAGCCGCAAGTCCCGCTCAAAGAGTCGCTCTAAGCCGAGGTCCGACCATGCCTCCAGAAGTCGCTCCAAGGAGAAGTCCGTCACCAAGAAGTCCCACTCTCCATCCTCCATGGAAAACTTTAAAGCTGAGCGAGCAAAGTCTGCGTCACGTTCTCCATCCCCCCAGGATGACGTCCGTCGCTCAAAGTCTCCTGCCAAACGGTCGCCCTCCCGCTCTCCATCGCGATCCAAGTCTCGCTCGAGGTCTGCCTCTCAGGACTAA